A genomic window from Gossypium hirsutum isolate 1008001.06 chromosome D12, Gossypium_hirsutum_v2.1, whole genome shotgun sequence includes:
- the LOC107951251 gene encoding remorin → MNDDYNTELAVGVAAAAYIINSLVEDEARHRIKIRRSAQDTISGVRSSDRVTMRYSSKEIETAGETSSRKLMEKDNRSQESSLPRSKKGGSSSGRPVIMEAGDRSRKGNSSQLNVGETKADAWEKAEMEKLNKRCENMKASILAWENEKKLRAKVKMDKRKKELERRIKINQQLYQTKISRIDHIGGGAKAEVDEKRRHEELKIKEKARKIRASGKVPVSCFCF, encoded by the exons ATGAACGACGACTACAACACGGAGTTGGCCGTTGGAGTGGCAGCCGCTGCATACATTATCAACTCCCTCGTAGAAGACGAAGCGCGACATAGGATCAAGATACGGAGATCTGCACAAGATACCATATCCGGGGTTCGGAGTTCGGATAGAGTAACCATGCGATATTCCAGCAAGGAAATCGAAACTGCAG GTGAAACTTCAAGCAGAAAGCTAATGGAAAAGGATAATAGGAGCCAAGAGAGCAGTTTACCGAGAAGCAAAAAGGGCGGTTCATCCTCTGGTAGGCCGGTGATCATGGAAGCCGGGGACCGAAGCCGGAAGGGAAACTCTTCCCAACTCAATGTCGGTGAAACCAAAGCAGATGCTTGGGAGAAAGCTGAGATGGAGAAACTTAACAAACG GTGTGAGAACATGAAAGCATCAATTCTTGCATGGGAGAATGAAAAAAAGCTGCGAGCCAAAGTTAAAATGGACAAGAGAAAG AAAGAATTGGAGCGgagaataaaaataaaccaaCAACTTTACCAGACCAAGATATCAAGGATCGATCATATTGGTGGTGGAGCAAAAGCAGAGGTGGATGAGAAAAGAAGACATGAGGAATTGAAGATCAAAGAAAAAGCAAGGAAAATAAGAGCCTCAGGAAAGGTTCCTGTTTCATGTTTCTGCTTCTAA